A section of the Telopea speciosissima isolate NSW1024214 ecotype Mountain lineage chromosome 3, Tspe_v1, whole genome shotgun sequence genome encodes:
- the LOC122653676 gene encoding F-box protein At3g58530-like, with translation MEAFGDDELGLVLKRVIDRNDRKSCAQVCNQWLRVEGVTRLALRILEPELLRKFLPRFPNLITLEAAGGITNLDLEFIAETCPDLQVLNLNLRQTQRVLDEFEELGANDVGDDGVCAIAIGCPALTQVCLRRRSRMGNVGVVDLIKSSQNLTTLDLAKCNKITDQALEAIGAASSLRVLNLRGCSLVTDWGLASLATGSTSRTLKKLVLTECDQITDHGVSLLQQIYFLQELNLAECGPRVTDTGGVAIAAIRTLERLDFSWLINISDISLLAIAQNCRNLVAIDVTGCELLTGAGIRSFSNHKSLEVLVLASCYNVCGEDVEQTVLECRSLRHVGLDRGLRMWMPMSMQENLSRICRLEWR, from the coding sequence ATGGAAGCTTTTGGGGATGATGAATTAGGGTTAGTTCTTAAGAGGGTTATTGATAGGAATGATAGGAAATCTTGTGCTCAGGTTTGTAACCAGTGGTTGAGGGTAGAGGGCGTAACCCGTTTGGCTTTACGTATCTTAGAACCAGAACTCCTTCGTAAATTCTTGCCCAGGTTCCCTAACTTGATTACTTTGGAAGCAGCTGGAGGGATCACTAATTTGGACCTTGAATTCATAGCAGAAACTTGTCCTGATCTTCAGGTGCTCAACCTAAATCTTCGTCAAACGCAGAGGGTTCTCGATGAGTTCGAGGAATTGGGTGCAAACGATGTTGGTGATGATGGCGTCTGTGCGATAGCGATTGGTTGCCCTGCTTTAACCCAGGTTTGTCTGCGTAGACGGAGTCGAATGGGGAACGTGGGAGTTGTCGACCTCATCAAATCTTCCCAAAATTTAACGACTTTGGATCTGGCAAAGTGTAATAAGATCACGGATCAAGCATTAGAAGCCATTGGAGCAGCGTCTTCACTGCGAGTTCTCAACTTACGAGGGTGTTCGTTGGTTACCGATTGGGGTTTGGCTTCATTGGCCACTGGATCAACATCCAGAACCCTAAAGAAATTGGTTCTCACCGAGTGCGATCAGATTACAGATCATGGGGTTTCATTACTGCAGCAAATATATTTTTTGCAGGAATTGAACTTGGCGGAATGTGGGCCGAGGGTGACTGATACCGGTGGTGTTGCGATTGCTGCAATTCGAACGCTAGAGCGTTTGGATTTCTCTTGGTTGATCAACATTTCGGATATAAGCCTTCTTGCGATTGCACAGAATTGCCGGAATCTGGTGGCGATCGACGTCACCGGTTGTGAATTGCTCACAGGAGCGGGGATACGTTCCTTCTCGAACCACAAATCGTTGGAAGTTCTTGTGTTGGCTTCCTGTTACAATGTGTGTGGTGAGGATGTGGAGCAGACAGTGCTCGAATGCCGATCCTTGAGGCACGTTGGGCTGGACAGAGGATTGAGAATGTGGATGCCAATGTCCATGCAAGAGAATTTAAGTAGGATTTGTAGATTAGAATGGCGGTGA
- the LOC122653675 gene encoding pentatricopeptide repeat-containing protein At2g01510, mitochondrial-like, which produces MKVKQKLREAVDLLYSCGRAGPEAYSRLLLECFRTVDADQARRLQSHMRLHSFAPDSTFFHNRFLQIYAKSGYVSDAQHLFERMSHRDLFSWNAMLSAYSKSGSVDDLLSLFNQMPTHDTVSYNTTIAGLVGHGCCEKAFEFLNRMQGEGFVPTEHTHVSVLNACSQLLDLKRGRQIHGWITARNLKENLFVWNSLIDMYARCGELDLARWLFDRMVTRNIVLWNSMIHGYLRNGQPKKCLELFHDMRFSGVNPDLVTVSSILGALLQIGSIAEADKVFRGIEKRDKVCWTTMIAGHAQNGKEEDALTLFTEMLLDDVRPDGFTISSVVSVSARLASLDRGKVLHGKAVILGLEGDLLVSSALIDMYSKCGDTTDARIVFKLMPTRNVVSWNALIVGYAQNGLDQEALVLYESMLKEKLTPDHITFVGVLSACSHAGLIECGQRYFHSISEQHGMKPTLDHYTCMINLLGRSGYMKEAVDTIQGMPEEPNSLIWSTLLFVSALNKDVQHGELAARHLFELDPLDASPYIVLSNMYAASGRWDGVASLRSLMKDRNIRKIAAYSSIEIDNKVHKFVSDDRTHPQRDKIYDKLNGLIKKLQEAGFAPNTKLVLHDVSEEEKFESICYHSEKLALSFGLISKPLGTIPIRIVKNIRVCGDCHLFMKFVSTITQRSIVLRDSNRFHHFDNGQCSCRDYW; this is translated from the coding sequence ATGAAGGTTAAGCAAAAGCTTCGCGAGGCCGTGGACTTACTCTACTCTTGTGGCCGTGCCGGACCTGAAGCTTACTCCCGTCTTTTGCTCGAATGCTTTCGAACTGTCGATGCTGACCAAGCAAGGAGATTGCAATCTCACATGAGGCTTCACTCTTTTGCTCCCGACTCCACTTTCTTTCACAATCGTTTCCTCCAGATTTATGCTAAATCTGGTTACGTCTCAGATGCCCAGCATCTGTTCGAAAGAATGTCTCATAGAGATCTTTTCTCATGGAATGCGATGCTTTCTGCATACTCAAAGTCGGGTTCTGTTGATGATCTGCTGTCGCTCTTTAATCAGATGCCAACCCATGATACTGTTTCATACAATACCACAATTGCCGGTCTTGTGGGACATGGTTGTTGTGAGAAggcttttgaatttttaaatagaaTGCAGGGGGAAGGATTTGTGCCAACAGAACATACCCATGTGAGTGTTTTGAATGCTTGTTCACAACTATTGGATTTAAAGCGTGGGAGGCAAATTCACGGATGGATTACTGCTAGAAACttgaaagaaaatttatttgttTGGAATTCTTTAATTGATATGTATGCCAGATGTGGTGAGCTTGAcctggctaggtggttgtttgATCGAATGGTCACAAGGAATATAGTATTGTGGAATTCGATGATCCACGGTTATTTAAGAAATGGGCAGCCTAAGAAATGCCTTGAATTATTTCATGACATGCGCTTCTCTGGTGTCAACCCAGATTTGGTTACGGTTTCAAGCATTCTTGGAGCTCTTCTCCAAATTGGTTCAATAGCAGAAGCAGATAAGGTATTTAGAGGGATAGAAAAGAGAGACAAAGTTTGTTGGACTACAATGATTGCTGGTCATGCACAGAATGGAAAAGAAGAGGATGCTTTGACATTATTTACTGAGATGTTATTAGATGATGTCAGGCCAGATGGTTTTACAATCTCGAGTGTGGTCAGTGTCTCTGCTAGATTAGCTTCTTTGGATCGTGGCAAAGTACTTCATGGAAAAGCAGTTATTTTAGGACTTGAAGGTGACCTGCTCGTCTCTAGTGCCCTTATTGATATGTACTCCAAATGTGGAGATACTACGGATGCTCGGATTGTTTTCAAATTGATGCCAACCCGGAATGTGGTCTCGTGGAATGCATTGATCGTAGGTTATGCACAGAATGGTTTGGATCAAGAAGCATTGGTGCTTTATGAAAGTATGTTGAAGGAGAAGTTGACTCCGGATCATATTACCTTCGTAGGTGTCCTTTCTGCTTGTAGTCACGCTGGCCTGATAGAATGTGGGCAGAGATATTTCCATTCAATAAGTGAACAGCATGGAATGAAGCCCACTTTGGATCATTACACATGCATGATCAATCTCCTTGGTCGCTCAGGGTACATGAAAGAAGCAGTAGATACAATTCAGGGAATGCCTGAAGAACCAAATAGTCTAATTTGGTCTACTCTTTTGTTTGTATCTGCATTGAACAAAGATGTACAACATGGGGAGTTGGCTGCAAGGCATCTGTTTGAATTAGACCCACTCGATGCATCACCTTATATTGTGTTGTCTAACATGTATGCTGCTTCTGGAAGATGGGATGGTGTGGCCTCCTTGAGATCTCTCATGAAGGATAGGAATATTCGAAAAATTGCAGCCTACAGCTCGATAGAGATTGACAACAAGGTCCATAAATTTGTTTCAGATGATCGAACTCATCCTCAAAGAGATAAAATATACGACAAATTGAATGGACTGATTAAGAAATTGCAGGAAGCTGGTTTTGCTCCTAATACCAAATTGGTTTTACATGATGTGAGTGAGGAGGAGAAGTTTGAATCTATCTGTTACCACAGTGAGAAGCTTGCTCTTTCATTTGGGTTGATCAGCAAACCTCTGGGAACAATACCTATAAGGATTGTGAAAAACATACGTGTTTGCGGAGACTGTCACTTGTTCATGAAGTTTGTGTCTACAATTACTCAAAGATCTATTGTATTGAGAGATTCAAACAGATTCCACCATTTTGATAATGGACAATGCTCTTGCCGGGATTACTGGTGA
- the LOC122654292 gene encoding ruBisCO large subunit-binding protein subunit beta, chloroplastic has product MASTFTAMSSMSSLMAPCRPTKDGKLSNHSEKLSSFASISSSSLGRRQNVILQRRCSPKIRAMAKELYFNKDGSATKKLQIGVNKLADLVGVTLGPKGRNVVLESKYGSPKIVNDGVTVAKEVELEDPVENIGAKLVRQAAAKTNDLAGDGTTTSVVLAQGLIAEGVKVVAAGANPVQITRGIEKTTKALVAELKKMSKEVEDSELADVAAVSAGNNYEIGNMIAEAMSKVGRKGVVTLEEGKSAENSLYVVEGMQFDRGYISPYFVTDSEKMAVEYENCKLLLVDKKITNARDLINVLEDAIRGGYPIVIVAEDIEQEALATLVVNKLRGALKIAALKAPGFGERKSQYLDDIAILTGATVIRDEVGLSLDKAEKEVLGHAAKVVLTKDATTIVGDGSSQEAVNKRVAQIRNLIEAAEQDYEREKLNERIAKLSGGVAVIQVGAQTETELKEKKLRVEDALNATKAAVEEGIVVGGGCTLLRLAAKVDAIKDTLENDEQKVGADIVRRALGYPLKLIAKNAGVNGSVVIEKVLSSDNSKFGYNAATGNYEDLMAAGIIDPTKVVRCCLEHAASVARTFLTSDVVVVDIKEPEPMAAGNPMDNSGFGY; this is encoded by the exons ATGGCATCAACATTCACCGCCATGTCTTCCATGAGCTCCCTGATGGCACCTTGCCGTCCCACAAAAGATGGGAAGCTTTCTAACCATTCAGAGAAACTATCCTCTTTTGCTTCCATATCTTCAAGTTCCCTTGGAAGGAGACAAAATGTTATACTTCAGAGAAGATGTTCCCCCAAGATAAGGGCAATGGCCAAGGAGCTGTACTTCAACAAGGATGGTTCAGCTACTAAGAAGCTCCAG ATTGGTGTTAACAAGCTTGCAGATCTAGTTGGGGTTACTCTTGGTCCAAAGGGCAGGAATGTGGTACTGGAGAGCAAGTACGGTTCCCCTAAAATTGTTAATGATGGTGTGACTGTGGCCAAGGAG GTTGAGTTGGAGGACCCTGTAGAGAACATTGGTGCTAAATTGGTGAGACAAGCTGCGGCAAAGACCAATGACTTGGCTGGTGATGGAACGACGACATCTGTTGTTCTTGCACAAGGTTTGATTGCGGAAGGTGTTAAG GTGGTTGCAGCTGGTGCTAACCCTGTTCAAATTACTCGAGGAATTGAGAAGACCACTAAAGCTTTGGTTGCTGAGCTTAAGAAAATGTCAAAAGAG GTTGAAGACAGTGAATTGGCTGATGTAGCTGCTGTTAGTGCTGGAAACAACTATGAAATAGGAAATATGATAGCTGAAGCCATGAGTAAGGTGGGTAGAAAGGGTGTGGTGACTCTTGAAGAAGGAAAGAGTGCTGAGAACAGTCTTTATGTTGTAGAGGGCATGCAATTTGACCGTGGTTATATCTCCCCTTACTTTGTGACAGACAGCGAGAAGATGGCAGTTGAATATGAAAACTGCAAG TTGCTTCTTGTTGACAAAAAGATCACAAATGCAAGGGATCTCATCAATGTTTTGGAAGATGCTATAAGAGGGGGGTATCCAATTGTAATAGTTGCTGAAGACATTGAACAGGAAGCTCTAGCCACTCTTGTCGTAAATAAGCTCAGGGGGGCACTGAAGATTGCTGCGTTAAAAGCTCCTGGATTTGGAGAGCGCAAGAGCCAATACCTCGATGACATTGCTATTCTTACTGGAG CAACTGTAATTAGGGATGAAGTTGGGCTATCTCTTGACAAAGCTgagaaggaggtcttgggtcaTGCTGCCAAGGTGGTACTTACGAAGGATGCTACCACAATTGTTGGTGATGGCAGCTCTCAAGAAGCAGTAAATAAGCGGGTTGCTCAAATTCGGAACCTCATTGAG GCTGCAGAACAAgattatgagagagagaagctCAATGAAAGAATTGCTAAGCTCTCCGGTGGCGTTGCTGTCATTCAG GTTGGAGCACAAACAGAGACAGAactgaaggagaagaaattGAGGGTCGAAGATGCTCTTAATGCAACAAAG GCAGCAGTTGAGGAAGGTATAGTAGTTGGTGGTGGGTGTACTTTGTTAAGGCTTGCTGCAAAGGTTGATGCCATTAAAGATACACTCGAAAATGATGAGCAAAAG GTTGGGGCTGATATCGTTAGAAGGGCTTTGGGCTATCCTCTGAAGTTAATTGCCAAAAATGCAGGTGTCAATGGAAGTGTTGTTATTGAGAAG GTGCTATCAAGTGACAATTCAAAGTTTGGTTACAATGCTGCGACTGGGAACTATGAAGACTTGATGGCAGCTGGGATAATTGATCCAACCAAG GTTGTTAGATGTTGCCTGGAGCATGCAGCCTCAGTTGCAAGGACCTTCCTCACATCAGATGTTGTGGTTGTGGACATCAAGGAGCCTGAACCCATGGCTGCTGGAAACCCCATGGACAATTcag GGTTCGGTTACTGA